The sequence GTATGCAGAAATACCTTCGTGACCTGAAGCCTGATCAGTTTGCTGATCTCATTGCGATGAATGCATTGTACCGGCCGGGCCCTCTCGCTTATATCCCCAACTTCATCGACAGGAAGCATGGAAAAGAAGCCATCAGTTATGACCTAGAGGAAATGAAAGAATACCTCGAAGAAACTTATGGTATTACCGTTTACCAGGAACAGGTGATGTTGCTGGCACAGAAGATCGGTGGTTTCAGTAAGGGTGATGCCGATGTACTGCGAAAAGCGATGGGTAAGAAACAGAAATCTGTACTCGATAAAATGAAGACCCAGTTTGTACAAGGGGCTGTAAAAAAAGGCCATGCTGCGGAAACCCTTGAAAAAATCTGGACCGACTGGGAAGCGTTTGCGCAATATGCATTCAATAAATCACACTCAACTTGCTATGCCTTCGTAGCCTACCAGACAGCTTACCTGAAAGCACATTATCCGTCCGAATACATGGCAGCGGTATTGAATAACGCCGGCAGCATTGAAAAAATCACCTTCTTCATGGAAGAGTGCAAGCGGATGGGATTGAATGTTCTCGGACCCGATATCAACGAATCGCATAAGGGCTTTGCTGTAAATAAGGCTGGTGCAATCCGGTTTGGACTTGGGGGACTAAAGGGTGTAGGCGAAGCAGCTGTTGACAGCCTGATTGGTGAGCGCGAAAAAAATGGTCCCTACTTATCGGTATTTGATATGATCAAACGGATCAACCAGCGGGCTGTAAATAAAAAAACGCTGGAAAGCCTGGCTCATGCAGGAGGGTTCGATTGTTTCCCGGAATTACATCGTGCCCAATACTTTTTTATTCCAACCGGCGATACCAGCACCGGACTTGAAAAGATCATCAAATTCGGTAATATCTTCCAGGCGCAATCGCTGGGTAGCAGTAATACGCTATTTGGTGATCTGCCGGCTGTTCTGGACCTGCCATCTCCTAAAATTCCAGCCTGCGATCCCTGGACCCTCACAGAAAGGCTCGATAAAGAAAAGGAAGTGACAGGCATCTTTATCAGTGGGCATCCGCTCGACCATTTCAAGTTTGAAATGCGTCATTACAATATTGTACCCTTGCAGGATTTCAACGAAATCAAGGACAATACATTACTGATCTCTAACGGGAGGCAATATAGGCTGGCCGGTCTGGTGATCGACGGACAACACCGCATCACTAAAACAGGCCGGAATTTTGGGGCATTGACCCTTGAAGATTATTCCGGAAAAACTGAACTCATGTTATGGGGCGATGATTATATGCGATTCAAAGATTATCTCGACAAGGGTAAAAACCTCTTTATAACCGGTTCCTTCAAATCACGATTCAATACAGAGCAGTATGAATTCAAGATTGAGCGGATTTCACTGTTGGAAACGATTAAACAATCACTGACTAAACAATTGGTCCTTTATGTGGAACCCAGGCATATTTCCGCTGAGATGATTGGTTTCCTGGAAGGTAATATGCGCAAGTTTCCTGGCAAGACTGGTATCCGTATTAACCTGATGGAACAACAGGCCAAATCGATCACCAGCTTGTACAGTATTGAACATGGACTTGAAATGAATGACGAATTGACGGCATGGCTGCAACAACAGCCTGAATTAGATATTAAAATTGATACAAATTGACCGATTTCCAGAATTGTGTCTGCCATAACAGTTCATTTCAACCAAGGGACCTATTTTTGTGTTCTATATCAGACTAACAAACTTAAAACTCAATAATTATGGCTTTAGAATTTACCGATGCCAACTTCCAGAATGAAGTACTGGCTTCAGATCAGTTAAGTGTCATTGATTTCTGGGCGGAGTGGTGCGGACCTTGTCGTGCTATCGGACCAGTTATTGAAGAGCTGTCAAAAGAATATAACGGGAAAGTAAAGATCGGCAAAGTAAATGTCGATAATAACCCACAACTATCTATAAACTATGGCATTACATCAATTCCGGCTATTCTTTTTGTAAAAAATGGCCAGGTTGTTGATAAATTGGTGGGTGCACAGCCGAAAGCCAATTTTGTAAAGAAAATTGAAGCACATATTTAATTGACCTTCATATGATTGAAAAAGGCTGCCCTTACCCGGCAGCTTTTTTTTGGCTGTAAGAATATCACATGGCCATTGGTCGAAAAAACAGCCAGGCGGGTAAGAAAACACCCATTTACCCGTTGTTGAACAAGATTCACGCCTATGAGACATCCAATATCCTGCCCAAGTTGGGTTTACTTCCTGCTTGTGGTCATCATCAGTTCATGCCATAAGACCGATATAGGTCCGGGTACCGTAGAAACTCCCACCAAGGAGAACGCCAATCTGGTCAGCATCGGATTAAACGGAAGGGTTATTGATGAGTTACAAAATCCGGTTAATGGTGCCATTGTAAGGTCTGGTAACCAGTTAGCCCAAACAGATATAAACGGTAATTTCAGTTTTTCCAACCTGATGGTGAATCCGGCAGCCACCTTAATTGAGGTAAGTAAATCCGGGTTTTTCAAGTCCTATAAAACCATCCAGGTTCAACCAGAGTCAGACCAGTTTGTTGATATAAGTTTAAAGCCCCAGGCCGATGGCCATACTTTCAATGCTGCTGCAGGTACAAATTTCGAACTAACCGATGGAGCCATATTAAATTTTCAGTCTGAAACAATAGCCGATAAAATCAGTTCGCAGCAATATTCCGGAATTGTCCGTCTTTCAGCATATTCATACAACAGCGGTGATGGCCGTTTTTTCAGTTTATTACCTGGCGTTAAAGGATATAACCTGAGTAAAAGGGATGTAGTACTCCAGCCAATTTCTATGCTGGTCACGGAGCTCACTGGTGCATCAGGACAAAGCTTACAACTCAGCGCAGGGAAGACCGCCAGCCTTAAATTCCCTATTGCTGATATAGACCTGGGCAGTGCGCCTGCAACAATTTCAATGTGGCATTATGATATAAATAATGGTATTTGGATGGAAGAAGGAAAGGCTGTCAAAAACGGGAATTATTATGAGGCAACAGTTGGTCATTTTTCGATATGGGCATGCGGAACTGCTGAGCCACTGATCTCACTGCAGGCAAATATTACAGATAAAAATGATAATGGCTTGCCGTATTCCAGGCTGCAATTATTTTCAGAAAATGGGCAAAGGATAGTTTCTACGATAAACAGGACCGATGGCAATGGCTATATAACCATGCCGGCCCCTGCGGGTCAGGCGCTGGAATTCAGGATCATCAATGATTGTGGGGAAGTTTTAGTCTCCCGGAAAATCAATTCCGGCAGTAATCCAGGATTATGGCTGGGAAAAGTAAATGCAGCTGTGGCAGGTGTTAATTCCACCACCATAACAGGCCAGGTTGAAAATTGTAAAAGTAATTCAGTGTATAATGGCCATGTAAGCCTCGAACTTGAAGGCAGGATCTACAGGGCAAGAATAAGCGAAGGCAAGTTTTCAGTGAGCGTTAACCGCTGCTCATCTGCAGGCGCAAATGCAAACCTGATCGCAGTAGATGATGCAGGAAACCAGGAAAGTGGCTTAATGAAATTTGCCATTCAATCCGGAACAAATAACCTGGGCATCATCAGTACTTGTGATCCCCGGACAAGCCAGTTTATCAGTTATAATATCAATGGTACCAACTATTTATTACAAGCTCCGGCAGATTCATTAGTGCAGGCTGTGTCTACCCTGCCAAACAAAACAACCATACTATGTTACAGGGGAACAGACAGATCAAAAGCAGCCTTCACATTTACATTCAGCGGGATTCCAAAACCTGGTCAATATCCTGTAAGTGCATTAAGCATTAGCCAGGATAAACTCGCATTTACACCCAATGGAAATATAGCCGTTGAAGTAACGAATTATGGTGAGCCAGGGGGCTTTATTACGGGAAAGTGCATGGGTAAGGTGAAATCATCTTTGTCAAACCAGTCACTTCCCTTTTCCTTCAGTTTTAAAGTACTTCGTAACTTTTAGGCTACATTAAAATACCTGCAATAGTTGCGCTCAGGTAAGAGGCCAGGGTTCCGCAAAATAAGGCTTTCAGGCCGAGCCTTGCCAGGTCCGCCCTTCGTCCGGGTGCGATCTCTCCAATTCCGCCAATTTGCATTCCAACAGAACTGAAATTTGCAAAACCACAGATGGCCACACTAACGATCAGCAATCCTTTCTCTGAAACGACGGGAACTGAATGATTGGTAAGGTTTTGAAAAGCCACGAATTCATTAATCGTGAGTTTTTGACCGAGTAAGGTGGCTACATTGTCAACATCCTGAAATGGCACACCCATCGCCCACGCAAAAGGGTAAAATACCTTTCCGAAAATATAGTTCAGGCTAAGTTCAAATGAGGGATTGAAAAGATGCCCGATTTTTATTAGGATCCAGTCGAAGCAAGCGATCACGGCGATGAAGCCGATCAGCATCGCGATCACGTTCATAGCAATTTTAAATCCATCACCCGCACCATGTGAAATGGCATCAACTACATTGGTATAATGACTTTTCACTTCAAGTTTTACCGTACCCATAGTCTGGCTTTCTTCAGTTTCCGGAAAAACAATTTTTGAAATTACCAGGGCGCCCGGGGCGGCCATCAGGCTGGCCATAATCAATTTAGGCGCGAGGTCGAATCCGGCCTGGGCCCCCATATTGGCATATACTACCAGGATACCACCGGCAATACAGGCAAGGCTTCCACTCATACTGGCCAGCAATTCACTCATGGTCATGGTCTGGAGATAAGGCCTGATCATTACCTGGGCTTCAACCTGGCCAACAAAAGCGCTGGCCACATTACTTAATGCTTCGGCTCCGCTGACCCGCATCACATAGTTCATTGCCCGGGCTATTACAGCCACGATTCTTTGCATGATGCCAAAATGGTATAAAATAGCAACAAGAGCGCAAACCAGGATAATGGTGGCAGTTACATTAAAAGCAAAGACAAAACCAGAATTTACATAATTACTTACTGAGCCACCTGGCTGGGAAACCGCAATACCTCCATATACGAATGCAGCACCTTTTCTGGCGAAAACCTCAATTTTTTCCATACCCTTTCCCAAAAACTGAAAAAAACTGGTCACAGCAGGCACTTTCATGATCAATACGGCAATCACAAGTTGCAAAATGATACCACTACACACTACCCTGTAATTGATCTTCCTTTTATTGTTCGAAAAAAGGTAAGCCAAGCCCAAAATCAGGATAATGCCTATAATTCCCTGGAACCGCCCCATGCCTATTGGTTTTTGGCAAGCAAGATAGAAGATTTTAAGCTTTGTTGTGAGCTTGGTGAGTAGCCGTTATCTTTGCTATTCGCCTGTGGCATAATGTACATGAAAAAGAAATTTGTCTTTTTGTTCTGGATTTTATTGTCTGTTATCCCTTCCCTATTCGCACAGAAGGGAAAGATTCAGGCAACAACAGGCCGACTCACTGGTTCAACAAATAATCTCCGGGATATAATACCAGACCCCAACCAATTAAATATTCCCATCCGGGATAAAAAAGGCCTTTTCTGGAACCGTGGTAAAAGAAAAAATCCAGTCATCCATTGGGATAAGTATGCTAAAGCTTTTAAGGAAGACCCATTAAGAAATAAAATTCCCCTGAAAAAATTACAGCAAGGCACTGCAGGCTTTTCCGTTTTATCCCCTGAAATAGCCATCAACCGGGAAGGGATGACTGCTTCTGAACTTACACCTGCAGATCCTACCTTGTGTGTTGGGCCCAACCATGTAATTCAGATGGTAAATGGACCCTCAGGCTCCTATTTCCAGGTATTCAATAAGGCTGGTCAACCTTTAAAAGCGCCTGCCTATCTGGACAACCTGCCTAATACCAGTGTATATAGTGGAGCCGGAGATGGCATTTGCCTGTATGATCAGTATGCCGACCGGTACATCATGACGGAATTCGGAACACCCGAAGGAGGATCAGATATAAATACGCTGGTCTTTTTTGTTTCCAAGACCAATGATCCCATGCAGGCCTGGTATGTATACCAATTTACAGACACGACTTATTTTCCTGATTATCCGAAAATTTCAGTTTGGGATGACCAATCCTATTTTGCTACTTCACGTGATTTTTCTTTGCCCGGTAGCGAGTTTGCCGGTATTTCTTTTTATGCATTTAATAAGCAACAAATGCTGGAAGGTGCAACTTCGGTGCAGATGCAAAGGGTCAGGTTGGTTAATACAGAAAAGTATGATGGAGCGGCACCGGTCAATGCATTCGGACCCTCTCCCCCTGTTGCAGGAACACCGGGTTTATTTACCTACAGGAATGATGATGGCAGAACCGTAGATGATGATGCAGACAGTGTGGTGTTATTAAGTTTTAGTGTGGATTACAATAATCCCGATAATAGCCGGTTTACCACAATGAGTTCTATACTAAGTGCACCTTTCAACAGTTTGATCTGTGAAAACGGGGGATATTTCCAGGCCTGCGTTACCGTTCCGGGGAATAATCCGGCACTTTTAGCAACGACTGCTTTTATTATGGACAAACCGGTTTACCGGAGGTTTGCGGATCATGAATCGATTCTTGTTTATCATACTGTAAATGCCGGGCCACCTGGTATCGCAGGTATCCGCTGGCATGAACTAAGGAAGACCTCCGGTAAATGGGAAATGCACCAGGAAGGGACTTATTCACCTGATGCGACCCACCGGTTTTTCCCTTCCATGAATTTTAATGGCAATGGGCAGATTGCTGCAGTTTTTAATGCTGCTTCTTCCACTTTGTGGCCTTCGATTAGGGTTGCCGGAAGGAATGAAACTGACCCGCCAGGTAGTTTGCCAGCTGATGAAACAACCATCGCTAATGGAACCGGATATGGTACATTTTCTTCAAGGTGGGGAGACTATAATATGATCTCACCAGACCCCGGCAATGATTCCCTGTTTTGGCTGACCTCTATGTACGGCGCTGCAGATGGCTGGAAAACCAAACTGGCTGCCATTAAACTGGCTGCCAACAAAATGCTGGATGCTAAATTATCAAGCATTATTTCCCCATTAAGCGGCCAGGTATATTGTGATCCTGCTGATGTAGTAACCCGGATTCAATTGGGAAACAGCGGTACAACAAAATTAACGACAGTCCGGATTAACTGGCAGGTCAACAATGGACCGATACAACACACGAACTGGACCGGCAGCCTGACTTATGGCAGCACCATACCGGTTAACCTACCCCTTAAATTGTCTACACAAGGTGAATACTCGCTAAGAATTTTCCTGACCCTTCCCAATGGCGGTGTTGATGAAAGACTTTCCAATGATACAATGGCTGTGTCATTTACAGTTCAGAAACCCATAGCAGGTACAATTACGCAGGGTTTTGAATCAGGCACCTTCCCTCCTGCTGGCTGGAAGGTGATTAATCCAAATGCGGGATCTATTACCTGGGCAAGGACCATTGCCGCTAAAAACAGCGGATCAGCTTCAGTATTTATGAACTTGTTTAATTATAACAGTCCTGATGATCAGGACTTCCTGGTATCTCCGAGTATGCTACTGCAAAATGTTGATTCAGTAATTATAAGTTTCGCTCATGCACACAAACCTTATTCTGCATCTCCAGA comes from Flavihumibacter fluvii and encodes:
- a CDS encoding NupC/NupG family nucleoside CNT transporter, coding for MGRFQGIIGIILILGLAYLFSNNKRKINYRVVCSGIILQLVIAVLIMKVPAVTSFFQFLGKGMEKIEVFARKGAAFVYGGIAVSQPGGSVSNYVNSGFVFAFNVTATIILVCALVAILYHFGIMQRIVAVIARAMNYVMRVSGAEALSNVASAFVGQVEAQVMIRPYLQTMTMSELLASMSGSLACIAGGILVVYANMGAQAGFDLAPKLIMASLMAAPGALVISKIVFPETEESQTMGTVKLEVKSHYTNVVDAISHGAGDGFKIAMNVIAMLIGFIAVIACFDWILIKIGHLFNPSFELSLNYIFGKVFYPFAWAMGVPFQDVDNVATLLGQKLTINEFVAFQNLTNHSVPVVSEKGLLIVSVAICGFANFSSVGMQIGGIGEIAPGRRADLARLGLKALFCGTLASYLSATIAGILM
- a CDS encoding T9SS type A sorting domain-containing protein codes for the protein MKKKFVFLFWILLSVIPSLFAQKGKIQATTGRLTGSTNNLRDIIPDPNQLNIPIRDKKGLFWNRGKRKNPVIHWDKYAKAFKEDPLRNKIPLKKLQQGTAGFSVLSPEIAINREGMTASELTPADPTLCVGPNHVIQMVNGPSGSYFQVFNKAGQPLKAPAYLDNLPNTSVYSGAGDGICLYDQYADRYIMTEFGTPEGGSDINTLVFFVSKTNDPMQAWYVYQFTDTTYFPDYPKISVWDDQSYFATSRDFSLPGSEFAGISFYAFNKQQMLEGATSVQMQRVRLVNTEKYDGAAPVNAFGPSPPVAGTPGLFTYRNDDGRTVDDDADSVVLLSFSVDYNNPDNSRFTTMSSILSAPFNSLICENGGYFQACVTVPGNNPALLATTAFIMDKPVYRRFADHESILVYHTVNAGPPGIAGIRWHELRKTSGKWEMHQEGTYSPDATHRFFPSMNFNGNGQIAAVFNAASSTLWPSIRVAGRNETDPPGSLPADETTIANGTGYGTFSSRWGDYNMISPDPGNDSLFWLTSMYGAADGWKTKLAAIKLAANKMLDAKLSSIISPLSGQVYCDPADVVTRIQLGNSGTTKLTTVRINWQVNNGPIQHTNWTGSLTYGSTIPVNLPLKLSTQGEYSLRIFLTLPNGGVDERLSNDTMAVSFTVQKPIAGTITQGFESGTFPPAGWKVINPNAGSITWARTIAAKNSGSASVFMNLFNYNSPDDQDFLVSPSMLLQNVDSVIISFAHAHKPYSASPEFSDTLMLMASLDCGNSFTELIWKKGGQSLASTTGTSGDINWVPGDDEWITNTISVPVSAFKNTENIKFAWISINKFGQNIYVDDISIRPYTLPQRDIALLRIIDPLERICYNSVNPTFEIRNNGRETLNRFDISIQLNKGEIMHRTISGLSISTGDVYVLSYDSLLNSFINGTNSFTAFISAPNGLADQVTSNDTIKQKVFLFTTINPPWTESFENTVFPPQNWDTNSTSDSLGWQGTNSAATTGTHSAFTRNFTNTKPGDEALLFMPPTLAGNVDSIFLKFDLAYINAKSPDVPTDTLQVWLVQNCGPSGLLLYSKWGETLETVTDPNIPGTIEFLPTSRSQWRTDSILLTGLARENEPIQLYFKNVSNNNNNLYLDNVRFYTVTLPAKLKEEGYLVTPNPTTGLIQVRHYNNQENLKRIEVVNMLGQLTWSQSYSGNAGSNILVNISNQPAGVYNVRLIYNNSVKNTRIIKTQQ
- a CDS encoding carboxypeptidase-like regulatory domain-containing protein, whose translation is MRHPISCPSWVYFLLVVIISSCHKTDIGPGTVETPTKENANLVSIGLNGRVIDELQNPVNGAIVRSGNQLAQTDINGNFSFSNLMVNPAATLIEVSKSGFFKSYKTIQVQPESDQFVDISLKPQADGHTFNAAAGTNFELTDGAILNFQSETIADKISSQQYSGIVRLSAYSYNSGDGRFFSLLPGVKGYNLSKRDVVLQPISMLVTELTGASGQSLQLSAGKTASLKFPIADIDLGSAPATISMWHYDINNGIWMEEGKAVKNGNYYEATVGHFSIWACGTAEPLISLQANITDKNDNGLPYSRLQLFSENGQRIVSTINRTDGNGYITMPAPAGQALEFRIINDCGEVLVSRKINSGSNPGLWLGKVNAAVAGVNSTTITGQVENCKSNSVYNGHVSLELEGRIYRARISEGKFSVSVNRCSSAGANANLIAVDDAGNQESGLMKFAIQSGTNNLGIISTCDPRTSQFISYNINGTNYLLQAPADSLVQAVSTLPNKTTILCYRGTDRSKAAFTFTFSGIPKPGQYPVSALSISQDKLAFTPNGNIAVEVTNYGEPGGFITGKCMGKVKSSLSNQSLPFSFSFKVLRNF
- the trxA gene encoding thioredoxin, translating into MALEFTDANFQNEVLASDQLSVIDFWAEWCGPCRAIGPVIEELSKEYNGKVKIGKVNVDNNPQLSINYGITSIPAILFVKNGQVVDKLVGAQPKANFVKKIEAHI